A DNA window from Campylobacter concisus contains the following coding sequences:
- a CDS encoding coproporphyrinogen III oxidase — MIFKNIVENFAVNYAHNSIQRSLYNEFNIDILTTTYTKTPKKGKKYMLYAHVPFCHTFCPYCSFHKYHYEQELARVYFENLREEMRQVKEAGFDFDSLYVGGGTTLINEPELEKTLKLAKELFSIDEISAESDPNHISPESLARFDGLIDRLSVGVQSFDDETLKRVGRYEKFGSAKEVKRKLELALGKIPVISLDLIFNLPNQTKEQLINDINTAKSISPQQITFYPLMKSELTRENIARSLGVSNIDNEREFYEIITEEFSKSNYKQSNAWAFSNEKSADLRDEYVGSNLEYLGVGSGAFSFLNGELVINAFNLLEYGKRIKNRQSPVIAKCGFSKKERLKYTFLTRLFDGGVDIKRYNNENNTNINKALFMELSLLKLVNAIYEENGIIKPTFFGKYICIVLMRDFYAGMDKVRAIFKDDAKIKQSKVLRIMSENTEQKYEPNIIQPRAAM; from the coding sequence ATGATATTTAAAAATATTGTCGAGAATTTTGCCGTAAATTACGCTCATAATTCTATTCAAAGATCACTATATAATGAATTTAATATAGACATTTTAACCACAACCTACACCAAAACTCCAAAAAAAGGCAAAAAGTATATGCTCTATGCACATGTGCCATTTTGTCACACATTCTGCCCATATTGCTCGTTTCATAAGTACCACTATGAACAAGAACTTGCAAGAGTTTACTTTGAAAATTTACGTGAGGAGATGAGGCAGGTTAAAGAGGCTGGATTTGACTTTGATTCACTTTATGTTGGCGGTGGCACGACGCTTATAAATGAGCCTGAGCTTGAGAAAACACTTAAGCTTGCAAAAGAGCTTTTTAGTATAGATGAAATTTCAGCAGAAAGCGATCCAAATCACATCTCACCCGAGAGTTTAGCCAGATTTGATGGATTAATTGATCGACTAAGCGTGGGTGTACAAAGCTTTGATGATGAAACATTAAAAAGAGTTGGCAGATATGAAAAATTTGGCTCAGCCAAGGAGGTAAAAAGAAAACTTGAGCTCGCTCTTGGTAAGATCCCAGTCATTAGCCTGGATCTCATCTTTAACCTGCCAAATCAAACAAAAGAGCAGCTAATAAACGACATAAATACTGCAAAATCGATCTCTCCGCAACAAATTACCTTCTATCCACTTATGAAATCAGAGCTAACAAGAGAGAATATAGCTCGCTCGCTTGGCGTCTCAAACATCGATAACGAGCGCGAATTCTATGAGATAATCACTGAAGAATTTAGCAAAAGTAACTACAAACAAAGCAACGCCTGGGCGTTTTCAAATGAAAAAAGTGCTGACCTTCGCGACGAATATGTTGGCTCAAATTTGGAGTATCTTGGCGTTGGTAGCGGAGCATTTAGCTTTCTTAACGGTGAGCTTGTAATAAACGCGTTTAATCTACTTGAATACGGCAAAAGGATAAAAAATAGGCAAAGCCCAGTCATCGCAAAATGTGGTTTTAGCAAGAAAGAGAGACTTAAATACACATTTTTAACAAGGCTTTTTGATGGCGGAGTTGATATTAAAAGATACAACAATGAAAATAACACAAACATCAACAAAGCCTTATTTATGGAGCTTAGCTTACTTAAGCTTGTAAATGCAATATATGAAGAAAATGGCATTATCAAGCCGACATTTTTTGGCAAATATATCTGCATCGTGCTTATGCGTGATTTTTACGCTGGTATGGACAAAGTTCGTGCGATATTTAAGGATGACGCTAAGATAAAACAAAGCAAGGTGCTTCGTATAATGAGCGAAAACACTGAACAAAAGTATGAGCCAAATATCATTCAGCCACGAGCTGCGATGTAA
- a CDS encoding multidrug ABC transporter permease/ATP-binding protein (efflux pump for the antibacterial peptide microcin J25) has protein sequence MLANLIKKNIYQISKIVLLTLVFSGLGVWTLSFINNELVSLKEFDAFIAVKFIVVLLLFFISAIAANISLTNFGHKFIYELRYQSVKQILDTPNSVINEIGKAKIIASLNNDIKTITFAFMSATGFIQSLVFIVCASIYLCVIAPKIFIFLSIWIGATLFINTLFMKKIHLYFKHSRVQDDALQKHYDDIVEGHRELSLNRARASVCFDELNFTGDKKRQNMVKADIYHALSDNFTNIMLLGSVGLCVFLCVAFDWASLQTALSISLTILFLRGSFMSMVSSIPAALSAKVSLEKIMSLNLNKFKEGFKFDDSLSDEWRSIRLKDINFNYTHGKFCLKDVNLEIKRGEITFIIGKNGSGKSTLINLLCGLMRPSSGEIYLDSTKIDEGNLQSYQAKISAIFADFYLFSQTLSHNGFASQSEIDELLALLEIDKKVSVIDNKLSTTQLSTGQRKRLSLLIAILEHRSILILDEWAADQDPLFKRKFYKEILPFLQSKGISIIAVSHDDSYFDVATRIILVKDGFVRELDESERISAAKDAVEKIK, from the coding sequence ATGCTTGCAAATTTAATTAAAAAAAACATATATCAAATTTCTAAAATAGTGTTATTAACGCTCGTATTTAGCGGACTTGGTGTCTGGACCCTTTCATTTATAAATAATGAGCTTGTAAGTTTAAAAGAATTTGACGCCTTTATAGCGGTTAAATTTATAGTGGTTTTGCTCTTGTTTTTTATAAGCGCCATCGCCGCAAATATATCGCTTACAAATTTTGGGCATAAATTTATCTACGAGCTAAGATATCAAAGCGTAAAGCAAATTTTAGATACGCCAAATAGCGTGATAAACGAGATCGGCAAGGCAAAGATCATAGCTAGTCTAAATAATGACATAAAAACGATCACATTTGCCTTTATGAGCGCTACTGGTTTTATACAAAGTCTAGTTTTTATCGTCTGCGCTAGCATCTATCTTTGTGTAATCGCTCCAAAAATTTTTATCTTTTTATCCATTTGGATCGGTGCGACTCTTTTTATAAATACACTTTTTATGAAAAAAATTCATCTTTATTTTAAACATTCTAGAGTTCAAGATGACGCATTGCAAAAGCACTACGACGATATCGTAGAGGGGCATAGAGAGCTTAGTTTAAACAGGGCAAGGGCAAGTGTCTGCTTTGATGAGTTAAATTTTACAGGCGATAAAAAACGCCAAAATATGGTAAAGGCCGATATTTATCACGCATTAAGCGATAATTTCACAAACATTATGCTTCTTGGCTCAGTTGGTCTTTGTGTATTTTTGTGCGTGGCATTTGACTGGGCGAGCCTGCAAACTGCACTAAGCATTAGCCTAACGATACTATTTTTAAGAGGCTCATTTATGAGTATGGTTAGCTCCATACCAGCCGCACTTAGCGCAAAAGTGAGCCTAGAAAAGATCATGAGCTTAAATCTCAATAAATTTAAGGAAGGCTTTAAATTTGATGATAGCCTAAGTGACGAGTGGCGAAGCATTAGGCTAAAGGATATAAATTTCAACTACACTCACGGCAAATTTTGCCTAAAAGACGTAAATTTAGAGATCAAACGCGGTGAGATAACATTTATTATCGGTAAAAATGGCAGTGGCAAAAGTACGCTTATAAATTTACTTTGTGGCCTTATGCGCCCAAGTAGTGGTGAAATTTACCTTGATAGCACAAAGATAGATGAAGGAAATTTACAAAGCTATCAGGCAAAGATTAGCGCTATTTTTGCCGATTTTTATCTATTTTCGCAAACGCTTTCTCATAATGGCTTTGCCAGCCAAAGCGAAATAGACGAGCTTTTAGCCTTACTTGAGATCGACAAAAAAGTAAGTGTCATAGATAATAAGCTTAGCACCACGCAACTCTCAACCGGTCAGCGAAAGCGCCTAAGTCTTTTAATAGCTATTTTAGAGCACCGCTCTATCCTTATCCTAGATGAATGGGCGGCCGATCAAGATCCGCTCTTTAAACGAAAATTTTATAAAGAAATTTTGCCGTTTTTACAAAGTAAGGGCATCAGCATAATCGCTGTTAGCCACGATGATAGCTACTTTGATGTAGCAACTAGGATCATCTTGGTAAAAGATGGCTTTGTGCGTGAGCTAGACGAGAGCGAGCGAATAAGTGCCGCAAAAGATGCAGTTGAGAAGATAAAATAG
- a CDS encoding NADH dehydrogenase, whose protein sequence is MSHSELESTYFGAFIILLLATCSFCLITFLSSKISKKLANRNTQRLKLGFYECGPTTVKQPNKINIHYFFYGILFILFDVEVIFMYPWAVDFRLLGIFGLIEMLLFVAILLIGFAYAWQKGVFKWQSIR, encoded by the coding sequence ATGTCACATTCAGAGCTTGAAAGTACCTATTTTGGTGCATTTATCATACTTTTACTAGCGACTTGTTCATTTTGTTTAATAACATTCTTATCTTCAAAAATAAGTAAAAAATTAGCCAACCGCAATACCCAGCGTCTAAAACTTGGCTTTTATGAGTGTGGTCCAACCACCGTAAAACAGCCAAACAAGATAAATATCCACTACTTTTTTTATGGAATTTTATTTATTTTGTTTGATGTTGAGGTCATTTTTATGTATCCGTGGGCGGTGGATTTTAGGCTACTTGGAATTTTTGGACTAATCGAAATGTTGCTTTTTGTGGCGATTTTACTTATCGGCTTTGCTTATGCTTGGCAAAAAGGAGTCTTTAAATGGCAAAGCATCAGATAA
- a CDS encoding NADH dehydrogenase, with the protein MAKHQINYAANGGLPVVLTTVDKLVQWGRSNSLWALSYGLACCAIEMMASGASRYDFDRFGTIFRASPRHSEVMIIAGTLTKKHAEFTRRLYDQMPEPKWVISMGSCANTGGMFNTYSTVQGVDRIIPVDIYIPGCAPRPETLQYALMMLQKKIRKQSAFRAQKPRKLEI; encoded by the coding sequence ATGGCAAAGCATCAGATAAACTACGCTGCAAATGGCGGCTTGCCAGTAGTTTTAACAACCGTTGATAAGCTAGTTCAATGGGGCAGGAGCAACTCGCTTTGGGCTCTTAGCTACGGGCTTGCTTGCTGTGCGATCGAGATGATGGCAAGTGGCGCTAGCAGATATGACTTTGATAGATTTGGCACCATTTTTAGGGCAAGTCCAAGACACTCAGAGGTGATGATTATAGCTGGCACGCTAACTAAAAAACACGCTGAGTTTACAAGACGTCTTTACGACCAGATGCCTGAGCCAAAATGGGTCATCTCGATGGGTAGCTGCGCGAACACTGGCGGCATGTTTAATACCTACTCTACCGTTCAAGGCGTAGATAGGATAATACCTGTTGATATCTACATCCCAGGCTGTGCCCCACGTCCAGAGACGCTTCAATACGCACTTATGATGCTTCAAAAAAAGATAAGAAAGCAAAGTGCATTTAGGGCGCAAAAGCCAAGAAAGCTTGAGATATGA
- a CDS encoding NADH dehydrogenase, which yields MREYKPKNDLQKKQYYKEKFYIEKQTPKDEARGSKFDEELAILEQNGVEILSSYVEFDQLVIYVNSSENFKALKTLKSFGYEQLSELAALDFTSQKGGYEVFYQLLSISKNRRVRVKCFVKKDEMLKSVCELYKSANWAEREMYDLSGVLIKDHPNLKRLIMPDDWHSHPLLRSYPLVGDEAAKWYEVDKIFGSEFREQIGEENRDPAYVDEKDTFGFSRVFSEEYEYQEDGGVKFVKKAKFNQSQIVKERP from the coding sequence ATGAGAGAGTATAAGCCAAAGAATGATCTGCAAAAAAAGCAGTATTACAAAGAAAAATTTTATATAGAAAAGCAGACGCCAAAAGATGAGGCAAGAGGTTCTAAATTTGATGAAGAGCTAGCCATCTTAGAGCAAAACGGAGTAGAAATTTTATCTAGCTATGTGGAGTTTGATCAGCTTGTAATTTATGTAAATTCTAGTGAAAATTTTAAAGCTCTTAAGACACTAAAAAGCTTTGGTTACGAACAGCTTAGCGAGCTTGCAGCACTTGATTTCACAAGTCAAAAAGGCGGATATGAAGTTTTTTATCAATTGCTTAGTATCAGTAAAAATAGACGCGTCCGCGTAAAATGCTTTGTAAAAAAGGATGAAATGCTAAAAAGCGTTTGCGAGCTTTATAAAAGCGCGAACTGGGCTGAGCGCGAGATGTATGATTTAAGCGGCGTTCTCATTAAAGATCATCCAAATTTAAAACGTCTCATCATGCCTGATGACTGGCACTCACACCCGCTCTTAAGGAGCTATCCGCTAGTGGGCGACGAGGCTGCTAAATGGTACGAGGTGGATAAAATTTTTGGAAGCGAGTTTAGAGAGCAAATTGGCGAAGAGAACCGCGATCCAGCATATGTGGATGAGAAAGATACCTTTGGATTTTCAAGAGTATTTAGCGAAGAGTACGAGTATCAAGAAGATGGCGGCGTAAAATTTGTCAAAAAGGCTAAATTTAACCAAAGCCAGATAGTAAAGGAAAGACCTTGA
- a CDS encoding NADH dehydrogenase (Catalyzes the transfer of electrons from NADH to quinone), with protein MSQSPNRLKPFFENLEFEQNDGKMILNFGPQHPSAHGQLKLVLELDGEKVVRALPEVGFMHRGVEKMAENMTYQEFIPVTDRVDYIASSANNYAFCAAVEKLCAIEVPRRAQIIRVMLLELNRISSHLLFLATHALDVGAMSVFLYAFREREYVLDLIEKYCGARLTHSSIRIGGVPLDLPDGWCEELLKFCEKFPSDITLYEDLLSENRIWQARLVDVGVISKELALSSGCSGVMLRASGIARDIRKEESYLIYDELEFDVPYATKGDCYARYLLYMKEMRECVKILKQCVSKYQTSSPAIIADAPDYVSASKEQIMSQNYSLMQHFVLITQGLKPPKGEIYFASESPKGELGIYINSDGSASPYRLKIRTPSFWHCAIYEDLLVGQYVADVATIIGSTNIILGEVDR; from the coding sequence TTGAGTCAGTCACCAAACCGCTTAAAACCATTTTTTGAAAATTTAGAATTTGAGCAAAATGATGGCAAGATGATACTAAATTTTGGCCCACAGCACCCAAGTGCACACGGACAGCTAAAGCTTGTGCTAGAGCTTGACGGCGAAAAGGTGGTGCGAGCGCTGCCAGAGGTTGGCTTTATGCACCGAGGCGTTGAAAAGATGGCTGAAAATATGACCTATCAGGAGTTTATCCCAGTAACTGACAGGGTGGACTACATAGCATCGAGCGCTAATAACTACGCATTTTGCGCCGCTGTGGAGAAGCTTTGCGCTATCGAAGTGCCTCGCCGTGCGCAGATCATTAGAGTTATGCTTTTGGAGCTAAATCGTATCAGCTCGCACCTTTTATTTTTAGCTACACACGCCCTTGACGTGGGGGCTATGAGCGTATTTTTATACGCATTTAGAGAGCGCGAATACGTCCTTGATCTCATAGAAAAATACTGCGGCGCAAGGCTAACTCATAGCTCGATAAGGATCGGTGGCGTGCCGCTTGATCTGCCTGATGGCTGGTGCGAGGAGCTGCTTAAATTTTGCGAGAAATTTCCAAGCGACATCACGCTTTATGAAGATCTGCTAAGTGAAAATAGAATTTGGCAAGCAAGACTTGTTGATGTGGGCGTAATTAGCAAAGAGCTAGCCCTTAGTAGCGGCTGCTCTGGCGTCATGCTAAGAGCAAGCGGGATCGCACGTGATATAAGAAAAGAAGAGTCTTATCTCATCTACGACGAGTTAGAATTTGACGTACCTTACGCCACTAAAGGCGACTGCTACGCAAGGTATCTGCTTTACATGAAAGAGATGCGTGAGTGCGTGAAAATTTTAAAGCAGTGCGTTAGCAAGTATCAGACAAGCAGCCCCGCTATCATCGCCGACGCGCCAGATTACGTGAGCGCTTCAAAAGAGCAGATAATGAGCCAAAACTACTCACTAATGCAACATTTTGTGCTAATAACTCAGGGACTAAAGCCTCCAAAAGGTGAAATTTATTTTGCTAGCGAGTCGCCAAAGGGCGAGCTTGGAATTTATATAAACTCGGACGGCAGTGCAAGCCCATACCGCCTAAAAATTCGCACGCCAAGCTTTTGGCACTGCGCTATTTACGAAGATTTATTAGTAGGTCAGTACGTTGCTGACGTCGCTACGATAATTGGTAGCACAAATATCATCTTAGGCGAGGTCGATAGATGA
- a CDS encoding NADH dehydrogenase: protein MKFNDLIAGKSLSIANLLSLSDKSLAKKIKEHEFKYISCIEDSELGGENLIRCEIGSISYVLALLCKYANLSCDEFFSELDDGLISGECNVGEEEFEELGEWIKDVKNIVIDDSFFTHPDKDAIFWLLEILGKNVVLAGGCRKEFNDYHKIDELKELENFDGAVVYLNKNASDEIVGGVQFGIVAKAKDGDILELKAKDFSVRAKFKLDHSLKGTVAIFGAKEFDGYAFKQVVVSK, encoded by the coding sequence ATGAAATTTAATGATTTAATAGCAGGCAAAAGCTTAAGCATCGCAAATTTACTAAGCTTGAGCGACAAAAGTTTAGCAAAAAAGATAAAAGAGCACGAGTTTAAATACATCTCTTGCATCGAAGATAGCGAGCTTGGCGGCGAAAATTTAATCCGCTGCGAAATAGGCTCAATAAGCTATGTCTTAGCTCTTCTTTGCAAATACGCAAATTTGTCTTGCGATGAGTTTTTTAGCGAGCTTGATGATGGGCTGATAAGCGGCGAGTGCAATGTTGGTGAAGAGGAATTTGAAGAGCTAGGCGAGTGGATAAAGGATGTTAAAAACATCGTTATTGATGATTCATTTTTTACTCATCCAGATAAAGATGCGATCTTTTGGCTACTTGAAATTTTAGGCAAAAATGTTGTTTTGGCTGGTGGTTGCAGGAAAGAATTTAATGATTATCACAAAATAGACGAGCTAAAAGAGCTTGAAAATTTTGACGGAGCGGTCGTTTATCTAAACAAAAACGCAAGCGATGAGATCGTAGGCGGCGTGCAATTTGGCATCGTAGCAAAGGCAAAAGATGGCGATATACTAGAACTTAAAGCAAAAGATTTTAGCGTGAGGGCAAAATTTAAACTAGACCATTCGCTAAAAGGTACAGTTGCGATATTTGGCGCAAAAGAGTTTGATGGATACGCATTTAAACAAGTAGTAGTCAGTAAATGA
- a CDS encoding NADH dehydrogenase, producing MKISINDQILEADEGESILNIARANGIYIPALCYLSGCSPTLACRLCMVEANGKVVYSCNAKAKEDMQIYTNTPEIVAERNAIMQTYCVNHPIQCGVCDKSGECELQNLTTHLKVNEQKFAIADTHKPHKKWGLINYDPALCIVCERCVTVCKDRIGESALKTVPRGVEVPKELKESMPKDAYAVFSKMQKSLIGPSVGESLDCSFCGECISVCPTGALISSHFQYSTNIWELNPIPAANPHQSDCELIYYDIKEKSTSDRSKQIYRVSNDFTFGEISGAARFGYDFHNELACKNEEKFKEIVLNIKNGAIKNIKFNSFITNEEALILERLREKFDLNLINNEALNYQKFLNKFSEISGLSSYNADYEDIKNSDFIITAGSFLRHESPVTSFKLNNALKMNKAAGIYFHHIADEIVKKYSKNFIYVAHEAGELEQILLFILKNWGENLPSALTSKLENFDENFGLDVPALSEGKSKFTLILGSDFYTDENANLLAALTGVISRATPFRVMLIPPRTNSLGVAKICTLASEKKSGKTLGYNENGDYKFSIFEGDIDASALNQQEGTFTSINNALVLTNVAIPHKGYFLNDIANALGLMAKDTIDYTPNLPKEKGYKGIKFDDLENFYANDGTSHRGYKLEISNFIPNDDIEPLLKDSKSINSKDDEALINLANPINLPSFFANYATQTAKRAKLYASSEFMTKFEISQNEAIILEKDGHKLAICVELDSELGGVGAYLGDYDDKLDVNVIFNGKSYAAVKITKAKDE from the coding sequence ATGAAAATAAGCATAAATGATCAAATTTTAGAAGCAGATGAGGGCGAGAGCATCCTAAATATCGCAAGAGCAAATGGAATTTATATCCCAGCTCTTTGCTATCTTAGCGGCTGCTCACCAACTCTTGCTTGTAGGCTTTGCATGGTCGAGGCAAATGGCAAAGTAGTTTATAGCTGTAATGCCAAAGCAAAAGAGGATATGCAAATTTATACAAACACGCCAGAAATCGTTGCCGAGCGAAATGCGATCATGCAGACTTACTGCGTAAATCATCCGATTCAATGTGGCGTTTGTGACAAAAGTGGCGAATGCGAACTACAAAATTTAACCACGCATCTAAAAGTAAATGAACAAAAATTTGCCATCGCTGACACGCACAAACCACATAAAAAATGGGGGCTAATCAACTACGATCCAGCTCTTTGCATAGTCTGCGAAAGATGTGTCACTGTTTGCAAAGACAGGATCGGTGAGAGTGCGCTAAAGACCGTACCAAGGGGCGTTGAGGTACCAAAAGAGCTAAAAGAGAGTATGCCAAAAGATGCCTACGCAGTTTTTAGCAAGATGCAAAAAAGCTTAATAGGTCCAAGCGTGGGCGAGAGTCTTGACTGCTCATTTTGTGGCGAGTGTATCAGCGTTTGTCCTACTGGAGCACTTATTAGTTCGCATTTTCAATATAGCACAAATATCTGGGAGCTAAACCCTATCCCAGCAGCAAATCCACACCAAAGTGATTGCGAGCTAATTTACTATGACATAAAAGAAAAGAGCACTAGCGATAGAAGTAAGCAAATTTACCGCGTCAGCAATGATTTTACATTTGGCGAGATAAGTGGAGCAGCTAGGTTTGGCTATGACTTTCACAACGAGCTTGCCTGTAAGAATGAAGAGAAATTTAAAGAGATTGTTTTAAATATTAAAAATGGTGCGATCAAAAATATAAAATTTAATAGCTTCATCACGAACGAAGAGGCCCTTATTTTAGAGCGTTTAAGAGAGAAATTTGATCTAAATTTAATAAATAATGAGGCGCTAAATTATCAAAAATTTTTAAATAAATTTAGCGAAATTAGTGGGCTTAGCTCGTATAACGCAGACTATGAAGATATTAAAAATAGCGATTTTATCATCACTGCTGGTAGTTTCTTAAGGCATGAGAGTCCAGTGACAAGCTTTAAGTTAAATAATGCTTTAAAAATGAATAAGGCAGCTGGAATTTACTTTCATCACATAGCCGATGAGATCGTTAAAAAATATTCTAAAAATTTTATCTATGTAGCGCATGAAGCTGGGGAGCTGGAGCAAATTTTACTTTTTATACTTAAAAACTGGGGTGAAAATTTACCTAGCGCACTTACATCAAAACTTGAAAATTTTGATGAAAATTTTGGCTTAGATGTACCGGCTTTAAGTGAGGGCAAAAGCAAATTTACGCTCATTTTAGGAAGCGATTTTTATACGGACGAAAATGCGAATTTACTAGCCGCACTTACTGGAGTGATCTCAAGAGCTACGCCGTTTCGTGTGATGCTAATTCCACCACGCACAAACTCACTTGGCGTTGCTAAAATTTGCACTCTTGCAAGCGAGAAAAAGTCTGGTAAGACGCTTGGCTATAACGAAAATGGTGATTATAAATTTAGCATTTTTGAAGGCGACATCGATGCTAGCGCACTAAATCAGCAAGAAGGAACATTTACAAGCATAAATAACGCCCTAGTGCTAACAAATGTGGCGATACCGCACAAAGGTTATTTTCTAAACGATATCGCAAATGCACTTGGACTAATGGCTAAAGATACGATTGATTACACACCAAATTTACCAAAAGAAAAGGGTTATAAAGGCATTAAATTTGATGATTTAGAAAATTTTTACGCAAACGACGGCACAAGTCACAGAGGCTACAAGCTTGAAATTTCAAATTTTATACCAAATGATGATATAGAGCCACTTTTAAAAGATAGTAAGAGTATAAATTCAAAAGATGATGAGGCACTTATAAATCTTGCAAATCCTATAAATTTGCCATCATTTTTTGCAAACTATGCCACGCAAACAGCCAAAAGAGCGAAGCTTTATGCAAGTAGCGAATTTATGACTAAATTTGAAATTTCACAAAATGAAGCGATTATTTTAGAAAAAGATGGGCACAAGCTTGCCATTTGCGTGGAGCTTGATAGCGAACTTGGCGGAGTTGGTGCGTATTTAGGTGATTATGATGACAAACTTGATGTAAACGTTATATTTAATGGCAAAAGCTACGCCGCAGTTAAAATCACAAAGGCAAAAGATGAGTGA
- a CDS encoding NADH-quinone oxidoreductase yields the protein MSETLFFVLSTIMKAVVILAVMASLAGLATYAERKVLAYMQRRVGPDMVGPAGILQIVADMIKLFTKEDIVPANTNKFIFLIAPLISAIAAFAALAPVPFLPEFEIFGHTLRPILSDINVGILYIAGVASVCVFSPLAAGLASYNKFALISAARAVVSLLSFEIVAGMALLSVVMVTSSLSLVDINNYQKGIFGWLIFKQPLAFLLFLIASFVECNRTPFCLIENETEIVAGYGTEYSGMRWAMFFIGEYTNMIAASIIITILFLGGFNEFLFIPGALMIILKSSIVFFFFIWVRASWAHLRVDQLSTFCWKILLPLGILNIVITGFMLLI from the coding sequence ATGAGTGAAACACTATTTTTTGTGCTAAGCACTATCATGAAAGCCGTGGTCATCTTAGCCGTCATGGCAAGCCTTGCAGGACTTGCGACTTATGCTGAGAGAAAGGTACTAGCCTACATGCAGCGCCGCGTTGGGCCTGATATGGTTGGACCTGCTGGGATTTTACAGATAGTAGCTGACATGATAAAACTCTTTACAAAAGAGGACATCGTGCCAGCAAATACGAATAAATTTATCTTTTTAATAGCTCCACTAATATCAGCCATCGCCGCATTTGCAGCGCTTGCACCTGTGCCGTTTTTGCCTGAGTTTGAAATTTTTGGACATACATTACGTCCGATTCTCTCAGATATAAATGTTGGTATTTTATACATCGCTGGTGTTGCTTCAGTTTGCGTCTTTTCTCCACTTGCAGCAGGTCTTGCAAGCTATAATAAATTTGCATTAATTAGCGCGGCTCGCGCGGTAGTCTCACTTCTTAGTTTCGAAATAGTAGCTGGCATGGCTCTTTTAAGCGTCGTAATGGTAACTAGCTCACTCTCACTTGTGGATATAAACAACTATCAAAAAGGAATTTTTGGCTGGCTTATATTTAAGCAGCCACTTGCCTTTTTGCTCTTTTTAATAGCAAGCTTTGTGGAGTGCAATAGAACGCCATTTTGCTTAATAGAAAACGAAACAGAAATAGTAGCAGGCTATGGCACCGAGTATAGCGGCATGAGATGGGCGATGTTTTTCATCGGCGAATACACAAATATGATCGCTGCTAGCATCATCATTACGATTTTATTTTTAGGTGGATTTAACGAATTTTTATTTATCCCAGGTGCTTTGATGATCATCTTAAAATCAAGCATTGTCTTTTTCTTTTTTATTTGGGTAAGGGCTTCATGGGCACATTTAAGAGTTGATCAGTTAAGTACATTTTGCTGGAAAATTTTGCTTCCGCTTGGAATTTTAAATATCGTAATCACTGGCTTTATGCTACTAATCTAA
- a CDS encoding NADH-quinone oxidoreductase subunit I — protein MSEKKYILIDEKLKPKSAFDKFKHFIVATFKPDLLIGLKVTIKQMLFSKSHTLKYPMQKMELNARYRGIHKLLKFVESENERCIGCGLCEKICVSNCISMKTSLGEDGRKKVASYSINLSRCVYCGFCADVCPELAIVCGTEYEVASEHRAIFGTKDEFLTKDKFLKDQSEFEGYGALAKNSDSLVKKTPNAFISESENETKVVSDINLQRVKNV, from the coding sequence ATGAGTGAGAAAAAATATATTTTAATAGATGAAAAGTTAAAGCCAAAGAGCGCGTTTGATAAATTTAAGCACTTCATCGTTGCCACATTTAAGCCTGATCTTTTGATCGGACTAAAAGTCACGATAAAGCAGATGCTCTTTAGCAAGTCGCATACTTTAAAATACCCTATGCAAAAGATGGAGCTAAATGCTAGATATAGGGGTATTCACAAGCTTTTAAAATTTGTTGAAAGTGAAAATGAACGTTGCATTGGGTGCGGGCTATGTGAGAAAATTTGCGTTAGCAACTGTATTTCGATGAAGACTTCACTTGGTGAAGATGGCCGCAAAAAGGTCGCAAGCTACTCAATAAATTTAAGTAGATGCGTGTATTGTGGATTTTGTGCTGATGTTTGCCCTGAGCTTGCGATAGTATGTGGCACGGAGTATGAGGTCGCAAGTGAACATAGAGCTATTTTTGGCACGAAAGATGAGTTTTTAACAAAAGATAAATTTTTAAAAGATCAAAGCGAATTTGAAGGCTATGGCGCACTTGCTAAAAATTCTGACAGCTTGGTCAAAAAGACGCCAAATGCATTTATAAGCGAGAGTGAAAATGAGACAAAAGTGGTGAGCGATATAAATTTACAAAGAGTAAAAAATGTATGA